Proteins from a genomic interval of uncultured Desulfuromusa sp.:
- a CDS encoding anaerobic glycerol-3-phosphate dehydrogenase subunit C, translating into MKQTFKVLVDRYNPDTQTGLTQTYEVEFNPSQTVLQTLNFIRDNLDDSLSFRSSCQGAKCGSCAVALNGKPVLACNTTVDGQDITIGPLPNFPVINDLIVDRNKGEDYFFKMLSQTNACDGSCNGHVHTEPEAVLNEAQIDYENLSRCLGCMVCTSACPYNAQMDSNGPNPSMLVSVMSSGVLTKKDGHLAFPIGVNSDYCSLCLNCYAACPAGVHLNRANSQSKNTYVQTTGQKLRDRLLGHAELADKAATLAPGLNNALVNSPIVRTALEKTLNISSQPSMVKFSRTLTAQRPADKQPSAISKKHKVAFFTGCYARYNETDTALDAIAVLEKLGVQVEVPEQSCCGLPLVANGNMAAAENKARNNIAAFKPWVDKGYKIVTTCTSCSLMLKTEYTEVFGIKAAESLADCTYDLAEYINILDNSKEIELKLTPVPMHTAYHTPCHLKAQKIGLPFIELLNKIPDFKVEVMDAKCCGQSGSYGYKAEKYSISTAVGNELKESMDKLNPEIGLSECGPCQLRMHDVSGLPVIHPISILKSALVS; encoded by the coding sequence ATGAAACAAACCTTTAAAGTTCTTGTCGATCGCTATAATCCTGACACGCAAACAGGCTTGACTCAGACCTACGAGGTTGAGTTCAACCCCAGCCAGACAGTTCTGCAAACGCTGAACTTTATCCGCGACAACCTTGATGACAGCCTCTCCTTCCGCTCCTCCTGCCAAGGGGCAAAATGTGGAAGTTGCGCTGTTGCCCTGAATGGCAAGCCGGTTCTGGCCTGCAATACCACGGTTGATGGACAAGACATCACCATTGGACCTTTGCCGAATTTTCCGGTGATTAATGATCTGATCGTCGATCGTAACAAGGGTGAAGATTATTTCTTTAAGATGCTGTCGCAAACAAATGCCTGTGATGGTTCCTGCAACGGTCACGTTCATACAGAACCGGAAGCCGTTCTGAATGAAGCGCAAATCGATTATGAAAACCTGTCCCGCTGTCTCGGCTGTATGGTCTGCACTTCTGCCTGTCCATACAACGCCCAGATGGATAGCAACGGACCAAATCCGTCAATGCTGGTGAGTGTTATGAGCTCTGGCGTGTTAACCAAAAAAGACGGCCACCTCGCTTTTCCAATCGGTGTCAATAGCGATTATTGCAGCCTCTGCCTTAATTGTTACGCCGCATGTCCCGCCGGTGTCCACCTGAACCGCGCCAACAGTCAGAGTAAAAATACTTACGTTCAAACCACAGGACAAAAACTGCGCGACCGACTCCTTGGGCACGCTGAACTTGCTGACAAAGCGGCCACTTTGGCCCCGGGATTGAACAACGCCCTGGTCAACTCTCCCATAGTTCGTACCGCCCTGGAAAAAACCCTCAATATCAGCAGTCAGCCATCAATGGTTAAATTTTCCAGGACGCTGACGGCACAGAGACCTGCCGACAAACAACCAAGTGCTATCTCCAAGAAGCACAAAGTCGCTTTTTTCACCGGCTGTTATGCCCGCTATAATGAAACTGATACCGCATTGGACGCCATTGCTGTCCTTGAAAAATTAGGTGTTCAAGTTGAGGTCCCGGAACAGAGTTGCTGCGGCCTCCCTCTGGTTGCCAATGGCAATATGGCTGCCGCTGAGAACAAAGCCAGAAACAATATTGCTGCGTTTAAACCATGGGTTGACAAAGGTTATAAGATCGTGACCACCTGCACCAGTTGCAGCTTGATGCTGAAAACCGAATACACGGAAGTGTTCGGGATTAAAGCAGCAGAAAGCCTGGCCGATTGTACCTACGACCTGGCCGAATACATCAACATACTCGATAACAGCAAGGAGATTGAGTTAAAACTGACTCCCGTGCCCATGCACACCGCTTATCACACCCCATGTCACCTGAAGGCACAAAAGATCGGTTTGCCATTTATTGAGTTGTTGAATAAAATTCCTGATTTTAAAGTTGAGGTCATGGATGCCAAGTGTTGTGGACAATCGGGAAGTTACGGCTACAAAGCGGAAAAATACTCGATCAGTACCGCGGTCGGCAATGAACTGAAGGAGTCTATGGACAAACTCAACCCGGAAATTGGATTAAGTGAATGTGGCCCTTGTCAATTACGTATGCATGATGTCTCCGGCCTGCCGGTTATCCATCCGATTTCAATTCTAAAAAGTGCACTGGTGTCGTGA
- a CDS encoding aspartate kinase, whose translation MKVVKFGGTSLASAAQIKKAVEIIQADDQRQAIVLSAPGKRDNQDIKITDLLINTHKQKTAGEDYLQTFAKIRARFSELSELLEVDVNIETELDVIQKKIEAGTTLDFVESRGEYLNSLIISKYLGAEFIDAADVVRLTADGRVDPESYELINKRLGSATGRFVVPGFYGTGPDGEIKTFSRGGSDISGAIVGRGVNADVYENWTDVSGILQADPRIVPEAQPVPEITYAEVRELASCGASVFHEEAIAPVRDAKIPINIKNTNSPADGGTMIQASRSADKMPVVGVSGKKPYRVLKAEKFMLNRYPELPGQVKEALAQQKLAVEFDMKGFDSFALMVDSSSDFDENAICQYLLEKTEIDACSFGMTVALVGIVGVGLQNQTGLLGRMLNALDQAGIEIRSISYGGSQLTALLAINLDDYEKSLKILVGQLQK comes from the coding sequence ATGAAAGTCGTTAAATTCGGCGGTACATCCCTCGCCAGTGCAGCCCAAATCAAGAAAGCCGTTGAAATCATTCAAGCCGACGACCAGAGGCAGGCAATTGTTCTCTCCGCGCCAGGAAAGCGTGATAATCAGGATATCAAGATTACTGACTTATTGATCAACACACATAAACAAAAAACCGCCGGAGAAGATTACCTGCAAACTTTTGCAAAGATTCGCGCACGCTTTAGCGAACTCTCTGAATTACTGGAAGTCGATGTCAACATCGAAACTGAACTCGATGTCATCCAGAAGAAAATTGAAGCAGGAACCACCCTTGACTTTGTGGAGTCTCGTGGCGAATACCTCAACAGTCTGATTATCTCGAAGTATCTGGGTGCCGAATTTATTGACGCCGCAGACGTTGTCCGGTTAACCGCTGATGGTCGTGTTGATCCGGAATCATACGAACTGATCAACAAGCGGCTTGGCAGCGCAACCGGTCGCTTTGTTGTCCCGGGATTCTACGGGACAGGTCCGGATGGTGAAATTAAAACCTTCTCTCGTGGCGGCTCTGATATCAGCGGCGCGATCGTCGGTCGCGGCGTTAATGCTGATGTTTACGAAAACTGGACTGATGTTTCCGGCATCCTCCAAGCCGATCCCCGCATCGTCCCTGAAGCACAACCTGTGCCCGAAATCACCTACGCTGAAGTACGCGAACTGGCGTCATGTGGTGCCAGTGTATTTCATGAAGAAGCCATCGCTCCGGTGCGCGATGCAAAGATTCCAATCAATATCAAAAACACTAACAGCCCAGCTGACGGTGGCACCATGATCCAGGCATCACGTTCCGCTGACAAGATGCCCGTTGTTGGCGTCTCAGGTAAAAAACCTTACCGCGTATTAAAGGCTGAAAAATTCATGCTTAACCGCTACCCCGAGCTTCCGGGTCAGGTTAAAGAAGCTCTGGCACAGCAAAAGCTGGCCGTTGAATTCGACATGAAAGGCTTCGACAGCTTTGCCCTCATGGTCGACAGCAGCAGCGATTTCGATGAGAATGCCATCTGTCAGTATCTTCTTGAGAAAACCGAAATTGACGCTTGCAGCTTCGGTATGACTGTCGCGCTCGTTGGTATTGTTGGCGTCGGGCTGCAGAATCAGACAGGTCTTCTTGGTCGTATGCTGAACGCTCTTGATCAAGCTGGAATCGAGATTCGCAGTATCAGCTACGGTGGATCACAATTGACAGCGCTTTTGGCCATCAATCTTGACGACTACGAAAAGTCGCTGAAAATTCTAGTGGGTCAGCTGCAAAAGTAA
- a CDS encoding amidohydrolase, with product MEIKQQVANSANELVSLYRDFHTHPELGFKEYRSQKKIIDYFTNLGLKPRKIASTGVVAELKGTKPGKTVLLRSDMDALPVTEETGLSFASETFGIMHACGHDGHMAMLMVAAKMLTAMKDEIPGTIKFLFQPNEEDAGAHKVVKEGVMHSPEVDSVFGLHLWSQCPLGQIDIVDGPQMAASYYFNLKIKGHGGHAGFAHESTDPVFISSLIIQAVQGIQTREVNALDPAVIMFTQMNAGTSTTTIPEAAELTGSIRFLYADGKSLFKRFEHVISHICAAYGAEYELEFKKGNALLSNHPETAALVRTAAAEVVGPEQVTTKIRTMAGEDFSEYLAHATGTFAFVGFNNSKKGIVYPHHHPKFTIDEDALVIGTELHIRAALKLLKG from the coding sequence ATGGAAATCAAACAACAGGTCGCGAACTCTGCCAATGAATTAGTCTCTCTGTACAGAGATTTTCATACCCACCCGGAACTGGGATTTAAAGAATACCGGTCTCAAAAAAAAATTATTGATTACTTCACGAACCTCGGATTGAAGCCACGCAAGATTGCTTCAACCGGAGTTGTCGCTGAACTCAAAGGAACAAAGCCGGGAAAAACGGTCCTGTTGCGTTCTGACATGGATGCCCTTCCTGTCACCGAAGAGACAGGACTGTCCTTTGCATCAGAGACATTTGGAATCATGCACGCTTGTGGGCACGACGGTCATATGGCGATGTTGATGGTTGCAGCAAAAATGCTCACCGCGATGAAGGATGAAATCCCCGGAACGATTAAATTTCTGTTTCAGCCGAACGAGGAAGATGCCGGAGCACATAAGGTCGTAAAAGAAGGGGTAATGCACTCTCCTGAAGTTGACTCTGTTTTCGGTCTTCATCTCTGGTCACAGTGTCCTCTCGGTCAGATTGATATTGTTGACGGGCCACAGATGGCAGCATCGTACTACTTCAATCTTAAGATCAAAGGGCATGGCGGTCATGCCGGTTTTGCCCACGAATCAACTGATCCGGTGTTTATTTCCAGTCTCATCATTCAAGCAGTTCAAGGGATCCAGACTCGCGAAGTCAACGCCCTTGACCCCGCCGTCATCATGTTCACGCAGATGAACGCCGGAACAAGTACAACCACGATTCCGGAAGCAGCAGAATTAACAGGTTCCATCCGTTTTCTTTATGCCGATGGAAAATCTCTTTTCAAAAGATTTGAACACGTTATCAGTCATATCTGCGCCGCCTATGGAGCTGAATACGAATTGGAGTTTAAAAAAGGCAATGCACTCCTGAGTAATCATCCGGAAACAGCGGCCCTGGTTCGTACTGCAGCGGCTGAAGTGGTCGGTCCTGAACAGGTCACAACGAAAATACGCACCATGGCGGGAGAAGATTTTTCTGAGTATCTGGCTCACGCGACTGGAACATTTGCGTTCGTTGGTTTCAACAATTCTAAAAAAGGAATTGTCTATCCGCACCATCATCCCAAATTTACCATTGATGAAGATGCTCTGGTTATTGGCACAGAGTTGCATATTCGTGCGGCTTTAAAGCTATTGAAGGGTTAA
- a CDS encoding DUF126 domain-containing protein: MKTVIKGRGAIKGIAEGEALVCPDSIQGWSGIDEITGVIIEKGHVAEGTSIDGRILVIPSSKGSNCWSGHFNSAMLNGVKPAGWVVSQIDSRVGVAAVVIGSPMVVDFPDVDPCRVIRTGDWVKVNGNTGEVEISRKSIDP, from the coding sequence ATGAAGACAGTGATCAAGGGACGCGGCGCGATCAAAGGTATTGCTGAAGGTGAGGCTCTTGTCTGCCCTGACAGCATTCAAGGCTGGTCCGGTATTGATGAAATTACGGGTGTTATTATCGAAAAGGGCCATGTTGCAGAAGGGACGTCAATAGATGGGCGTATTCTGGTCATTCCTTCCTCAAAGGGATCAAATTGCTGGTCCGGACATTTTAATTCAGCCATGCTTAACGGTGTAAAGCCTGCCGGTTGGGTTGTGAGTCAGATCGATTCACGGGTTGGAGTCGCTGCTGTAGTTATCGGGAGTCCAATGGTTGTTGATTTCCCTGATGTTGACCCGTGCCGAGTGATAAGAACAGGAGATTGGGTCAAGGTGAATGGAAATACCGGCGAGGTTGAAATCTCGCGAAAAAGTATAGATCCATGA
- a CDS encoding aconitase X catalytic domain-containing protein translates to MMIKLTDIEKKVLQGDSGRLQQKALENIISYAEALGAEELCKVTKATLGLGAQPYLNHIQSDDYNKIFSRVYMCTDEVLDISHHKFSASCFCMTCTENCDTEDYEEVGLTQEYFDKNGRFLEFARAAGVSMASTCAPYLLGWLPLKGEHFVTTESSNAMFCNSLLGACGNPDGVEAAAWSAICGRTPKWGLHCAENRYATHEFKIQCPAQSATDWDLIGYTIGRMLPAGGIPVITGDFDYPTTVEVKQLFASIATTSGAVMCHILGMTPEGQTMAMATGGHGVKESFQVSEEEYRKSLNVLCDAAPGPVDFISLGCPHYTLEEIRDVADYLCDKKIMAGVRLYIWTAYPLKEMARASGYLSIIENAGGRIMTSSCPIMVGESIMKNSRGVALDGAKQAHYIRSMTDVPVYFGDKYRCLDTALTGKWDLR, encoded by the coding sequence ATGATGATTAAATTGACTGACATCGAAAAAAAAGTCCTTCAGGGTGACAGTGGTCGATTACAGCAGAAAGCGCTTGAAAATATTATCAGTTATGCTGAAGCTCTTGGTGCTGAGGAGCTCTGTAAGGTGACAAAAGCGACACTTGGACTTGGTGCTCAACCCTATCTCAATCACATTCAGTCGGATGATTATAACAAAATTTTTTCCCGCGTTTATATGTGTACCGATGAAGTTCTCGACATTAGCCATCATAAATTTTCTGCGTCATGTTTCTGTATGACCTGTACTGAAAACTGTGATACAGAGGATTACGAAGAAGTCGGACTGACGCAAGAATATTTCGACAAAAACGGCAGGTTTCTGGAATTTGCCCGCGCCGCAGGAGTCAGTATGGCGAGCACTTGCGCTCCTTATCTCCTTGGCTGGTTGCCTCTTAAAGGGGAACACTTCGTGACGACGGAATCGAGTAATGCGATGTTCTGTAATTCACTTCTTGGGGCCTGTGGTAATCCCGATGGTGTTGAAGCGGCGGCCTGGTCGGCAATTTGCGGCAGGACTCCCAAGTGGGGCCTTCATTGTGCTGAGAATCGATATGCGACTCATGAGTTTAAAATTCAATGTCCCGCACAGTCTGCGACGGATTGGGATCTGATTGGCTATACTATCGGTAGAATGCTTCCCGCAGGAGGTATCCCCGTCATTACCGGGGATTTTGACTATCCGACGACAGTTGAGGTGAAACAACTGTTTGCGAGTATTGCCACGACCAGTGGCGCGGTTATGTGCCATATCCTCGGAATGACCCCTGAAGGGCAGACTATGGCTATGGCAACAGGCGGCCATGGAGTTAAAGAGTCGTTTCAAGTGTCTGAAGAAGAATACCGGAAATCTCTGAATGTGCTATGCGATGCTGCACCGGGGCCGGTTGATTTTATTTCCCTTGGCTGTCCTCATTACACTCTTGAAGAGATTCGCGATGTTGCTGATTATCTCTGTGACAAAAAGATCATGGCTGGAGTTCGACTCTATATCTGGACGGCATATCCGCTTAAAGAGATGGCGCGCGCAAGTGGCTATCTCAGCATTATAGAAAATGCCGGTGGACGGATCATGACGAGTTCTTGCCCGATTATGGTGGGCGAATCGATCATGAAAAACAGCAGAGGTGTTGCTCTGGATGGAGCTAAACAAGCTCATTATATTCGCTCGATGACAGATGTTCCTGTCTACTTTGGTGACAAGTATCGATGTCTTGACACTGCTCTTACGGGGAAGTGGGACCTAAGATGA
- a CDS encoding YgjV family protein encodes MIDVYTLEFLFGLLSTILIVVCMFLKTRENILLLKLGADVSWVLAFLVQGAVSGTIAMLFTAVRTFFGRNFVEFKSIGIFLWFISSIVTFYYWKGFYDVFSLLGLTFVTIAVYVKKAQTVKFFFILSSISWGFYGYFIGYFELIFFEFFITFAGFINMYRKAGMSAKIMTQ; translated from the coding sequence ATGATTGATGTCTATACTTTAGAATTTTTATTTGGCCTTTTATCAACAATCCTTATTGTTGTTTGTATGTTTTTAAAAACCCGGGAGAACATTCTCCTCCTTAAATTGGGAGCAGATGTGTCCTGGGTTTTAGCTTTTTTGGTTCAGGGTGCTGTTTCCGGGACAATTGCTATGTTATTTACAGCCGTGAGAACGTTTTTTGGACGAAATTTTGTAGAGTTTAAGTCTATCGGTATTTTTTTATGGTTTATCTCATCCATTGTCACTTTTTATTATTGGAAAGGTTTTTATGATGTTTTTTCCTTGCTGGGACTTACTTTTGTGACGATAGCGGTTTATGTGAAAAAAGCACAAACCGTCAAGTTTTTTTTCATATTATCTTCCATATCATGGGGTTTTTATGGATATTTTATTGGTTATTTTGAACTCATCTTCTTTGAGTTTTTTATTACCTTTGCCGGATTTATCAATATGTACCGAAAGGCAGGGATGTCTGCAAAAATCATGACTCAATGA
- a CDS encoding GSU3473 family protein — translation MMGYFRQKTQVNVIYRNGVKDHISPALLTTLINSKQIDKFERSSGWVKVGVDPVRGSTAEGYSGPERRIC, via the coding sequence ATGATGGGATACTTCAGACAGAAAACTCAGGTTAATGTTATTTATAGAAATGGTGTAAAAGATCATATCAGCCCAGCTTTACTTACGACTTTAATCAATTCGAAGCAGATTGATAAATTTGAGCGGAGCAGTGGCTGGGTTAAAGTCGGAGTCGACCCGGTTCGTGGTTCTACAGCAGAGGGCTATTCAGGCCCTGAGAGGAGAATCTGCTGA
- a CDS encoding lysophospholipid acyltransferase family protein, producing the protein MKVSFVRRFWVTISSAVVRFYASILNRFEVVGAENIPAGGGVLLAANHISAYDTVFIPAAVVKKYPWQMVWAPAKEELFRNPLIGAIYRSWGAFPVKRGRDVRAGRHLGSLLQSQKVMLFPEGTRHKDGKLGPGNRGVGKLIYEHHPVVIPTALSGVNHWKVAKIKQQGVIRFGAPLDFSDLFELEDIKATHLLIVERVMAAIASELEFSES; encoded by the coding sequence TTGAAAGTTTCATTTGTCCGGCGTTTTTGGGTGACGATAAGTTCTGCGGTCGTTCGATTTTACGCGAGCATTTTAAATCGGTTTGAAGTTGTCGGTGCAGAAAATATTCCCGCTGGTGGCGGAGTACTTCTCGCAGCAAACCATATCTCTGCTTACGATACGGTCTTTATCCCGGCGGCAGTGGTGAAAAAGTATCCTTGGCAGATGGTTTGGGCCCCAGCGAAGGAAGAGCTGTTTCGCAACCCCTTGATTGGTGCAATTTATCGCTCTTGGGGCGCTTTCCCGGTCAAGCGGGGGCGCGATGTCCGTGCTGGAAGACACCTGGGCTCATTGTTGCAAAGTCAAAAAGTTATGCTTTTTCCTGAAGGGACTCGCCATAAGGATGGCAAGCTTGGACCCGGAAATCGCGGTGTTGGAAAACTGATTTATGAGCATCATCCTGTGGTTATTCCTACGGCGTTATCCGGAGTGAATCACTGGAAAGTTGCGAAAATCAAGCAGCAGGGTGTTATTCGTTTTGGTGCTCCCCTGGATTTCTCCGACCTGTTTGAGTTGGAAGATATCAAGGCGACCCACCTGTTGATTGTAGAGCGTGTCATGGCTGCTATCGCTTCAGAGCTGGAGTTTTCTGAGTCTTAA
- the djlA gene encoding co-chaperone DjlA has translation MGWLSGVIGGGLGAMIAGPFGAIMGAAIGASMGNSQKIPQTRGGFNPSQQRQAIFFTAAFSMVGKLAKADGRVCPDEIAAIEKISKEALGLDKQTRDYAINVFSQAKDSPESFADYARQFGSLFAQDQQLCNFMMSFLFEVAMADGELHPQEEQMLLEAKTSFRLSENIYQSLRSRYVGLHSSSVSLKKHYENLGVPSSATVSEIKKAYRQKATEFHPDKIEGKGLPPEFIKFANDQLAEINESYDTIMATRK, from the coding sequence ATGGGTTGGTTGTCAGGAGTTATCGGTGGAGGTCTGGGCGCAATGATTGCCGGGCCTTTCGGTGCAATTATGGGAGCCGCTATCGGTGCTAGTATGGGGAATTCTCAGAAGATACCCCAAACAAGGGGCGGATTTAATCCGTCGCAGCAGCGCCAGGCCATTTTTTTTACGGCGGCTTTTTCTATGGTTGGAAAACTTGCTAAAGCGGATGGCCGGGTTTGTCCCGATGAAATTGCTGCTATTGAAAAAATATCTAAAGAAGCCCTGGGTCTGGACAAGCAGACCCGCGACTATGCCATTAATGTTTTTTCTCAGGCAAAAGACAGTCCCGAATCATTTGCCGATTATGCCCGTCAGTTTGGCAGTCTGTTTGCCCAGGATCAGCAACTCTGTAACTTTATGATGAGCTTTCTGTTTGAAGTCGCTATGGCTGACGGTGAACTTCATCCTCAGGAAGAGCAGATGCTTCTGGAGGCAAAAACATCTTTCCGCCTTTCTGAAAATATCTATCAATCTCTCCGTAGTCGTTACGTTGGGCTCCATTCCTCCAGTGTCAGTCTAAAAAAACACTATGAAAATCTCGGCGTCCCCAGCTCTGCAACAGTCTCAGAAATCAAAAAAGCCTACCGTCAGAAAGCGACTGAATTTCATCCTGACAAAATCGAAGGAAAAGGGTTGCCACCTGAATTCATCAAATTTGCCAATGATCAACTGGCTGAGATAAACGAGTCGTATGATACAATTATGGCAACCCGAAAATAA
- the pgi gene encoding glucose-6-phosphate isomerase, with protein MSELTKLDVWNNLQAHYRDIEPIHMRDMFAEDPQRFTNFSLKLDDILFDYSKHRINATTLELLVDLAHKTGLKNKINRMFSGEPVNTTEQRSALHIALRNRSNIPIQVDGRDVMPQVNAVLDKMGQFCRQVRDGIWQGATGQSITDVVNIGIGGSDLGPLMVTEALKPYGHKRLKVHYVSNVDATHLLETLRQLKPETTLFLIASKTFTTQETMANAHSARNWLLQQLKDEKAVARHFVAISTNRQKVSEFGINPDNMFEFWDWVGGRYSLWSAIGLSIALYIGMDHFEDLLCGAHRVDEHFQKTPFEKNIPVIMGLLGIWYNNFFGADSHVILPYDQYMHRFPAYFQQGDMESNGKRVTLSGQPVNYSTGPIIWGEPGTNGQHAFYQLLHQGTKLVPADFLAAVESQNPLGNHQQILLSNFFAQPEALMRGKTPEEARAELDAEGVTQTRLEQLLPHKVFPGNRPTSSFLFNRLTPRTLGSLIALYEHKIFTQSAIWDINPFDQWGVELGKQLAKKILPELSRNSPVTGHDSSTNGLINHYRTQKNGS; from the coding sequence ATGTCAGAATTAACCAAGCTTGATGTCTGGAACAACCTCCAGGCACATTACCGGGACATTGAACCCATCCATATGCGTGACATGTTTGCTGAAGATCCACAGCGATTTACAAACTTTTCACTCAAGCTTGACGATATCCTGTTTGATTATTCGAAACATCGCATCAATGCGACAACCTTGGAATTACTTGTTGACCTCGCCCATAAAACCGGCCTGAAGAATAAAATAAACCGCATGTTTTCAGGAGAACCGGTCAATACGACAGAACAACGCTCAGCACTCCACATTGCCCTGCGCAATCGAAGCAATATTCCCATTCAGGTTGATGGCCGGGATGTCATGCCTCAGGTCAATGCCGTCCTTGATAAAATGGGGCAATTCTGCCGACAGGTGCGTGACGGCATCTGGCAGGGGGCAACGGGACAATCCATCACTGATGTCGTTAACATCGGTATTGGTGGTTCCGATCTTGGTCCGTTGATGGTCACCGAAGCATTAAAACCTTATGGGCATAAAAGGCTGAAGGTCCACTATGTGTCCAATGTCGATGCAACCCACCTGCTGGAAACATTGCGCCAACTGAAGCCGGAAACCACGCTTTTCCTGATTGCATCGAAAACATTTACCACTCAGGAAACCATGGCCAACGCTCACTCTGCCCGCAACTGGCTGTTGCAGCAACTGAAAGATGAAAAAGCCGTTGCCCGCCATTTTGTTGCCATCTCCACAAATCGGCAAAAAGTCAGTGAGTTCGGCATCAATCCCGACAACATGTTTGAATTCTGGGATTGGGTTGGGGGACGCTATTCGCTCTGGTCAGCTATTGGCCTGTCAATTGCTCTCTATATCGGTATGGACCACTTTGAGGATCTGCTCTGTGGAGCCCACCGGGTTGATGAACATTTTCAAAAAACTCCCTTTGAAAAGAATATCCCGGTTATCATGGGCCTGCTGGGGATTTGGTATAATAACTTTTTTGGTGCTGATTCCCACGTCATCCTCCCTTACGACCAATATATGCACCGCTTTCCGGCCTACTTCCAACAGGGAGACATGGAAAGCAATGGTAAAAGGGTGACCCTTTCCGGTCAGCCGGTGAACTACTCAACCGGACCGATCATATGGGGAGAACCCGGCACCAACGGGCAACATGCTTTTTATCAGCTTCTGCACCAGGGAACCAAACTGGTTCCTGCCGATTTTCTTGCAGCAGTCGAAAGTCAGAACCCGCTGGGAAATCATCAGCAGATCTTACTTTCTAACTTTTTTGCCCAACCGGAAGCACTCATGAGGGGAAAAACACCAGAGGAAGCGCGTGCTGAACTGGACGCTGAAGGGGTGACTCAAACGAGGCTCGAACAACTCCTGCCGCATAAAGTTTTCCCCGGAAATCGACCAACCAGTTCTTTTCTTTTTAACAGGCTGACACCAAGAACCCTTGGCTCTCTGATTGCTCTTTACGAGCATAAAATTTTCACCCAAAGCGCTATCTGGGATATCAATCCCT